In Microbacterium pumilum, the following proteins share a genomic window:
- a CDS encoding aldehyde dehydrogenase family protein codes for MSFLEYAPAPESRAILNLRDEYGLFINGEFRAGTGESFATISPADEKHIATIASASDADVDAAVVAARRAHDKTWSKMSGRDRGKYLFRIARLVQERARELAVAESLDNGKPIKESRDVDVPLVAAWFFYYAGWADKLDYAGLGANPRSLGVAGQVIPWNFPLLMLAWKIAPALAAGNTVVIKPAETTPLSALIFAEILQQADLPRGVVNIVTGAGATGAAVVGHPDVDKVAFTGSTGVGRAIAKATAGTNKKLTLELGGKAANIVFEDAPIDQAIEGIVNGIFFNQGHVCCAGSRLLVQESIHDDVVDRLKSRLSTLRMGDPLDKNTDIGAINSLAQLDRIRELSRIGEEEGAERWTADCVIPDSGFWFAPTIFTNVQASHRIARDEIFGPVLSVLTFRTPAEAIEKANNTPYGLSAGIWSDKGSRILAVADRLRAGVIWANTFNRFDPASPFGGYKESGYGREGGRHGLLAYLKGPSTSSGTAK; via the coding sequence ATGAGTTTCCTCGAGTACGCCCCGGCGCCCGAGTCGCGCGCCATCCTGAATCTGCGCGACGAGTACGGGCTGTTCATCAACGGCGAGTTCCGCGCCGGCACAGGCGAGTCGTTCGCGACGATCTCGCCGGCCGACGAGAAGCACATCGCCACGATCGCCTCGGCCAGCGACGCGGATGTCGATGCCGCGGTCGTCGCCGCGCGTCGTGCCCACGACAAGACGTGGTCGAAGATGAGCGGCCGCGATCGCGGCAAGTACCTGTTCCGGATCGCCCGCCTCGTGCAGGAGCGAGCCCGCGAGCTCGCCGTCGCCGAGTCGCTCGACAACGGCAAGCCGATCAAGGAGAGCCGCGACGTCGACGTGCCCCTGGTGGCCGCGTGGTTCTTCTACTACGCAGGATGGGCCGACAAGCTCGACTACGCAGGGCTGGGCGCCAACCCCCGTTCGCTCGGCGTGGCAGGGCAGGTCATTCCGTGGAACTTCCCGCTCCTCATGCTCGCGTGGAAGATCGCGCCGGCGCTCGCGGCGGGCAACACCGTCGTCATCAAGCCGGCAGAGACCACGCCCCTGTCGGCCCTGATCTTCGCCGAGATCCTGCAGCAGGCTGATCTGCCGCGCGGAGTCGTCAACATCGTGACCGGAGCCGGTGCGACCGGCGCAGCCGTGGTCGGGCATCCCGACGTCGACAAGGTCGCGTTCACCGGCTCCACGGGCGTGGGTCGCGCCATCGCGAAGGCGACCGCGGGAACGAACAAGAAGCTCACCCTCGAGCTCGGCGGCAAGGCCGCGAACATCGTGTTCGAGGATGCGCCGATCGATCAGGCGATCGAGGGCATCGTCAACGGCATCTTCTTCAACCAGGGCCACGTCTGCTGCGCGGGCAGCCGGCTGCTCGTGCAGGAGTCGATCCACGATGACGTCGTCGACCGGCTGAAATCCCGCCTCTCGACGCTGCGGATGGGCGACCCGCTCGACAAGAACACCGACATCGGCGCGATCAACTCTCTCGCGCAGCTCGACCGTATCCGCGAGCTCAGCCGGATCGGCGAGGAAGAGGGTGCCGAGCGGTGGACGGCCGACTGCGTCATCCCCGACAGCGGGTTCTGGTTCGCGCCGACGATCTTCACGAACGTGCAGGCGAGTCATCGCATCGCCCGCGACGAGATCTTCGGCCCGGTGCTGTCGGTGCTGACCTTCCGCACCCCTGCCGAGGCCATCGAGAAGGCGAACAACACCCCGTACGGCCTCTCGGCCGGCATCTGGAGCGACAAGGGCTCCCGCATCCTCGCGGTCGCCGATCGCCTCCGCGCCGGCGTCATCTGGGCCAACACGTTCAACCGCTTCGATCCGGCGAGCCCGTTCGGCGGTTACAAGGAGTCCGGCTACGGCCGTGAGGGCGGCCGCCACGGCCTGCTCGCTTACCTCAAGGGACCTTCGACAAGCTCAGGAACCGCAAAATGA
- a CDS encoding glycerophosphodiester phosphodiesterase, with the protein MPDDAQADRARDRLNALLIVCVLAIASVVIAFLGAAPTRVSASEVLGVARTPGDAAFIASHRGGGATAPENTLPAVGAALAAGFDYVEVDVALTSDRHPVLMHDATVDRTTDGHGALAALTLAEVQALDAGTWFDKRFAGTRVPTLEEFLDVLGASGHRAIVEFKGVWDATAVTSAIGDVIARDLESRVAISSFDARTLALVAAASEVVPRMLILKHIPDDVVRAAGEAGVRGIVVDRKAVLSRPEVVAEVHRAGIRIIVYTLNRDSQWDAVTDLGVDGIVTDAPDTLAEWQQAASGDAG; encoded by the coding sequence ATGCCCGACGACGCCCAAGCCGATCGCGCCCGCGATCGGCTCAACGCGCTGCTGATCGTCTGCGTGCTCGCGATCGCGAGCGTGGTGATCGCCTTCCTCGGCGCGGCGCCGACGCGCGTGAGCGCGTCCGAGGTTCTCGGAGTCGCGAGAACTCCGGGCGACGCGGCATTCATCGCGAGTCACCGCGGGGGAGGAGCGACGGCTCCCGAGAACACCCTTCCCGCGGTCGGGGCCGCGCTCGCCGCGGGGTTCGACTACGTCGAGGTGGACGTCGCCCTCACGTCGGATCGACATCCCGTCCTCATGCACGATGCGACCGTGGACCGAACGACGGATGGGCACGGGGCTCTGGCCGCGCTGACGCTCGCTGAGGTGCAGGCGCTCGACGCCGGAACGTGGTTCGACAAGAGGTTCGCAGGGACGAGGGTGCCGACTCTGGAGGAATTCCTCGACGTCCTGGGCGCCTCGGGCCACCGCGCGATCGTCGAATTCAAAGGAGTGTGGGATGCCACGGCCGTCACCTCCGCGATCGGCGACGTGATCGCGCGAGATCTCGAGAGTCGTGTCGCGATCTCGAGCTTCGACGCGCGGACGCTCGCCCTCGTGGCAGCGGCGTCGGAGGTCGTTCCGCGGATGCTGATCCTCAAGCACATTCCCGATGACGTGGTGCGTGCCGCGGGCGAAGCCGGTGTGCGGGGCATCGTCGTGGATCGCAAGGCTGTGCTCAGCCGCCCGGAGGTCGTTGCCGAGGTGCACCGTGCCGGCATCCGGATCATCGTGTACACACTGAACCGCGACTCGCAGTGGGATGCCGTGACCGACCTCGGTGTCGACGGGATCGTCACGGACGCCCCCGACACCCTGGCCGAGTGGCAGCAGGCCGCTTCGGGGGACGCGGGCTGA
- a CDS encoding aldehyde dehydrogenase family protein — MTKRLSVPKTYKLYIGGAFPRSESGRTYEVTSDKGEFLANAALASRKDARDAATAARGAVKGWSGATAYNRGQVLYRVAEILEGRRAQFVDEIVQQTGASVSAATAEVDEAIDRWVWYAGWCDKFGQVAGNGNPVAGPYFNISVPEPTGVVAVIAPQDTALVGLVSAIAPVLVPGNTVVVVASQRYPLSAISLAEVLATSDLPGGVVNVLTGSPAELAPWLASHPDIHGLDLVGAGDLDWVDLQVAAAETLTRVLPPEQGADAASPSLDRIAAFTETKTVWHTKSLV, encoded by the coding sequence ATGACGAAACGACTCAGCGTTCCGAAGACGTACAAGCTATACATCGGTGGGGCCTTTCCGCGAAGCGAGTCGGGCCGCACCTACGAGGTGACCTCGGACAAGGGCGAGTTCCTCGCCAACGCGGCGCTGGCATCACGCAAAGACGCGCGGGATGCCGCCACCGCCGCACGCGGCGCGGTGAAGGGCTGGTCCGGCGCGACCGCGTACAACCGCGGCCAGGTGCTGTACCGGGTGGCCGAGATACTCGAGGGTCGCAGGGCGCAGTTCGTGGACGAGATCGTGCAGCAGACCGGAGCGTCGGTGTCCGCTGCCACAGCCGAGGTGGACGAGGCGATCGATCGCTGGGTCTGGTACGCGGGCTGGTGTGACAAGTTCGGCCAGGTCGCCGGCAACGGCAACCCGGTCGCCGGGCCGTACTTCAACATCTCGGTGCCCGAGCCGACCGGAGTGGTCGCGGTCATCGCTCCGCAGGACACCGCGCTCGTCGGACTCGTGTCGGCTATCGCGCCGGTGCTCGTGCCTGGCAACACCGTCGTCGTGGTCGCCTCGCAGCGCTATCCGCTCTCGGCGATCAGCCTCGCCGAGGTGCTCGCGACATCCGACCTCCCCGGTGGAGTCGTGAACGTGCTCACCGGATCGCCCGCCGAGCTCGCACCGTGGCTCGCGTCGCACCCCGACATCCACGGCCTCGACCTCGTCGGTGCCGGCGACCTCGACTGGGTGGACCTGCAGGTCGCGGCGGCCGAGACGCTCACCCGCGTGCTGCCGCCCGAGCAGGGTGCGGATGCGGCATCGCCGAGTCTCGACCGGATCGCCGCCTTCACCGAGACCAAGACCGTCTGGCACACGAAGAGCCTCGTCTAG